In Camelus ferus isolate YT-003-E chromosome 5, BCGSAC_Cfer_1.0, whole genome shotgun sequence, one genomic interval encodes:
- the LOC102519641 gene encoding uncharacterized protein LOC102519641 isoform X1 → MVALWTLREPGSQPPSSAFWRDSRAHRGVGKLSDGKREALRKSQVALKIMNVSSERCNISDWLRLEATVKASVYLVTFSFATFITVIIIATVLQNSKLRRKVRYLLLCHHLLCISSYCGLGVLFQGMRALLANSPVLMCWLVFGAQLSVGEGILVTLALMAVNACLAICWPLKSLSFVDLFKYKILAGAWLIIILKNACLFLIEGTNPTQEAVLKSEPLCPVILNGVPARAVGMLFLFLPLSTILISYSLIYKEGKRAGHFNRSNVKARKTVLIHLVQLALHVIPTLIFIGLGKMCGEFFFALNLVLFGVFAFAQCFNPLIYGLWNRELQSKLCHWMCYQLWCGHTVTSRGPV, encoded by the exons ATGGTTGCCTTGTGGACCCTCAGAG AACCagggagtcagccaccatcaTCCGCGTTTTGGCGAGACTCACGAGCACACAGAGGAGTGGGAAAGCTTTCTGATGGAAAAAGGGAGGCCTTGAG GAAAAGCCAAGTTGCCCTCAAGATCATGAATGTGTCTTCTGAGCGCTGTAACATATCAGATTGGCTGAGGCTGGAAGCCACAGTGAAGGCCTCTGTATACCTGGTGACTTTCTCCTTTGCCACcttcatcactgtcatcattatCGCCACAGTGTTGCAGAATTCCAAGCTGAGGAGAAAGGTCCGATACCTCCTCCTTTGCCACCATCTGCTGTGCATCTCCTCCTACTGCGGCCTGGGGGTGCTTTTCCAAGGGATGCGGGCCCTCCTGGCCAACAGCCCGGTGCTGATGTGCTGGCTGGTGTTTGGGGCACAGCTAAGTGTCGGAGAAGGGATTCTCGTCACCCTGGCCTTGATGGCTGTCAACGCCTGCCTAGCAATTTGTTGGCCCTTGAAATCTCTGTCCTTTGTAGATCTTTTCAAGTATAAGATTCTGGCTGGGGCTTGGCTAATTATTATACTAAAGAATGCTTGCTTATTTCTTATAGAAGGCACTAACCCCACCCAGGAGGCTGTTTTAAAATCTGAACCCCTTTGCCCAGTGATCTTGAATGGCGTTCCTGCCAGAGCCGTCGGcatgcttttccttttccttcctctgtctacCATTCTTATAAGTTACTCTCTGATCTACAAAGAAGGGAAGCGGGCTGGCCATTTTAATAGATCAAATGTCAAGGCGAGGAAGACAGTGCTAATTCACTTAGTGCAGCTGGCCCTACATGTGATACCAACCCTGATATTCATAGGTTTGGGAAAGATGTGTGGggaatttttctttgctttaaatctGGTGCTTTTTGGAGTCTTTGCATTTGCCCAGTGTTTTAACCCTCTGATCTATGGGCTCTGGAATAGAGAGTTGCAAAGCAAATTATGCCATTGGATGTGCTATCAACTGTGGTGTGGTCACACGGTGACCAGCAGAGGGCCAGTTTAA
- the LOC102519641 gene encoding uncharacterized protein LOC102519641 isoform X2 — translation MNVSSERCNISDWLRLEATVKASVYLVTFSFATFITVIIIATVLQNSKLRRKVRYLLLCHHLLCISSYCGLGVLFQGMRALLANSPVLMCWLVFGAQLSVGEGILVTLALMAVNACLAICWPLKSLSFVDLFKYKILAGAWLIIILKNACLFLIEGTNPTQEAVLKSEPLCPVILNGVPARAVGMLFLFLPLSTILISYSLIYKEGKRAGHFNRSNVKARKTVLIHLVQLALHVIPTLIFIGLGKMCGEFFFALNLVLFGVFAFAQCFNPLIYGLWNRELQSKLCHWMCYQLWCGHTVTSRGPV, via the coding sequence ATGAATGTGTCTTCTGAGCGCTGTAACATATCAGATTGGCTGAGGCTGGAAGCCACAGTGAAGGCCTCTGTATACCTGGTGACTTTCTCCTTTGCCACcttcatcactgtcatcattatCGCCACAGTGTTGCAGAATTCCAAGCTGAGGAGAAAGGTCCGATACCTCCTCCTTTGCCACCATCTGCTGTGCATCTCCTCCTACTGCGGCCTGGGGGTGCTTTTCCAAGGGATGCGGGCCCTCCTGGCCAACAGCCCGGTGCTGATGTGCTGGCTGGTGTTTGGGGCACAGCTAAGTGTCGGAGAAGGGATTCTCGTCACCCTGGCCTTGATGGCTGTCAACGCCTGCCTAGCAATTTGTTGGCCCTTGAAATCTCTGTCCTTTGTAGATCTTTTCAAGTATAAGATTCTGGCTGGGGCTTGGCTAATTATTATACTAAAGAATGCTTGCTTATTTCTTATAGAAGGCACTAACCCCACCCAGGAGGCTGTTTTAAAATCTGAACCCCTTTGCCCAGTGATCTTGAATGGCGTTCCTGCCAGAGCCGTCGGcatgcttttccttttccttcctctgtctacCATTCTTATAAGTTACTCTCTGATCTACAAAGAAGGGAAGCGGGCTGGCCATTTTAATAGATCAAATGTCAAGGCGAGGAAGACAGTGCTAATTCACTTAGTGCAGCTGGCCCTACATGTGATACCAACCCTGATATTCATAGGTTTGGGAAAGATGTGTGGggaatttttctttgctttaaatctGGTGCTTTTTGGAGTCTTTGCATTTGCCCAGTGTTTTAACCCTCTGATCTATGGGCTCTGGAATAGAGAGTTGCAAAGCAAATTATGCCATTGGATGTGCTATCAACTGTGGTGTGGTCACACGGTGACCAGCAGAGGGCCAGTTTAA